From Candidatus Nomurabacteria bacterium, one genomic window encodes:
- a CDS encoding GNAT family N-acetyltransferase: MAKNLHETGYEHRFVAFDFSGFPSVIEVDGITLNFFNLEDAERLDEITSDDTVQRYIPWAAEDKRAYIERTTTARQNRGPRYAIRLGEILIGHFAIFPSPDVQGVIELGYVIDKAYRGQGIIPKVLLECESIIREQMPKARIGLAINDENEASIRVAQKAGFERTDTISDGDRLYIKVGDQIGQ, from the coding sequence ATGGCAAAAAATTTACACGAAACAGGTTACGAGCATCGGTTTGTGGCATTTGATTTCAGTGGCTTTCCTTCTGTGATTGAGGTCGATGGTATAACCCTAAATTTCTTTAATCTCGAAGATGCCGAACGACTAGATGAGATAACGTCTGATGACACCGTCCAGAGGTACATTCCTTGGGCAGCTGAAGATAAGCGTGCATATATTGAAAGGACGACTACGGCCAGGCAGAACAGAGGCCCCCGATATGCCATAAGGCTAGGAGAAATTCTGATTGGCCATTTTGCCATTTTTCCTAGTCCTGACGTACAAGGTGTTATTGAACTAGGCTACGTTATTGATAAGGCTTACAGGGGCCAAGGAATCATACCTAAGGTTTTGCTTGAATGTGAGTCAATAATTAGAGAGCAAATGCCTAAAGCAAGAATAGGCTTAGCAATAAACGATGAAAACGAGGCGAGTATACGTGTTGCCCAAAAAGCAGGTTTCGAACGTACCGATACTATCAGTGATGGAGATAGGTTGTATATAAAAGTAGGGGATCAGATTGGTCAATAA
- the rpsT gene encoding 30S ribosomal protein S20: protein MPIIKSAKKRVKQTNAATKRNSVAKRRVRDALKAFQAAIKGGKSADIQATKVAVDSAIDKAAKKNVIHKNKAARKKAQVANAAKQAGSKPSSTAKKPAAKKAPAKKTPAAKPAPKKAAPKKAPANK from the coding sequence ATGCCAATCATAAAATCTGCAAAAAAGCGTGTTAAGCAGACTAACGCGGCCACCAAACGCAACAGTGTTGCCAAGCGTCGAGTCCGTGATGCATTAAAAGCTTTCCAGGCAGCCATAAAGGGTGGAAAATCTGCCGATATCCAGGCCACTAAAGTTGCCGTCGACAGTGCAATCGATAAAGCTGCCAAAAAGAACGTGATTCACAAAAATAAAGCCGCCCGCAAAAAGGCCCAAGTTGCCAATGCGGCCAAGCAAGCCGGCTCAAAGCCTAGCTCAACAGCTAAGAAACCGGCTGCCAAAAAGGCACCAGCTAAGAAAACTCCAGCTGCTAAGCCAGCTCCAAAAAAAGCTGCTCCTAAAAAGGCACCAGCTAATAAATAG
- the rpsO gene encoding 30S ribosomal protein S15, whose translation MISADKKAKTIKAHARKDSDVGSPEVQAAVLTERIKEVTEHLKVNKKDNMARRGLLQMVGKRRRLLSYLARKDAAGYQALIKKLGIRK comes from the coding sequence ATGATTTCAGCTGATAAGAAAGCTAAAACCATCAAAGCCCACGCCCGCAAAGATAGCGACGTCGGCTCACCAGAAGTTCAGGCAGCTGTGCTGACAGAACGCATTAAAGAAGTTACTGAACATCTTAAAGTTAATAAAAAAGATAATATGGCTCGCCGTGGTCTGCTTCAGATGGTCGGCAAGCGACGTCGATTATTGAGCTACTTGGCCCGCAAAGATGCTGCTGGCTACCAAGCTTTGATTAAAAAGCTCGGCATTCGCAAGTAG
- a CDS encoding uracil-DNA glycosylase, protein MRLVNKQQQLDQIAADIIKNNVCHELAAGAIQLVMGVGDPNADIVLIGEAPGKKEDEQGEPFVGASGKFLNEMLESIHLNRSQIYITNIVKYRPPNNRDPSPIEKKEFTPYLERQLEVIKPKIVVTLGRHSGEYFLPDLKISRDHGQAFRMSWKPSDGSEGLNLIVLPLYHPAAALYNGGMRQTLLYDFAKIPIIIKKMNK, encoded by the coding sequence ATCAGATTGGTCAATAAGCAACAGCAACTAGATCAGATTGCGGCAGATATTATCAAAAATAATGTCTGCCATGAGCTAGCGGCTGGGGCAATTCAGTTGGTGATGGGAGTGGGTGACCCAAATGCCGATATTGTTTTGATAGGTGAAGCCCCGGGCAAGAAAGAAGATGAGCAAGGCGAACCATTTGTCGGTGCCTCTGGTAAATTTTTGAACGAAATGTTAGAATCTATACACCTAAACCGTTCTCAAATATACATAACGAACATCGTCAAGTACCGGCCACCGAACAATCGCGACCCGTCACCAATTGAGAAAAAGGAGTTTACACCATATCTAGAACGCCAACTGGAAGTTATAAAGCCAAAAATTGTTGTAACTTTAGGTCGGCATTCTGGGGAATATTTTTTACCAGATTTAAAAATTAGCCGAGATCATGGCCAAGCTTTCCGGATGTCCTGGAAACCAAGCGATGGTAGCGAAGGATTAAATCTAATAGTTTTACCTCTGTACCATCCGGCAGCCGCCCTTTATAACGGTGGTATGCGCCAAACCTTGTTATATGACTTTGCCAAGATCCCAATCATTATTAAGAAAATGAATAAATAA
- the mutM gene encoding bifunctional DNA-formamidopyrimidine glycosylase/DNA-(apurinic or apyrimidinic site) lyase produces the protein MPELPEVETVVLGLRSLLPGHKFVRVEFDWSKSFPNTQADVEKFLFGSDVIDVRRRGKAILIDLSSDYTLVIHLKMTGQLVYRGESDFGGGHPSDSLVDKLPDKSTRVEFEFENGHKLFFNDQRKFGWVRLLPTLEVGEINFMKNLGPDALTVTDTEFVKRFKSRHKSIKACLLDQTILAGCGNIYADEALWASQIHPKTTASKLTDKQLAELHRCLQQVLKLSISLGGSSSKNYVNAQGERGSYLTFANAYGRDGLPCNRCGQEMTKMVVAGRGTHVCQGCQRVKK, from the coding sequence ATGCCGGAGTTACCAGAAGTCGAGACGGTTGTTTTGGGTTTGCGCAGCCTTTTACCTGGACATAAGTTTGTGCGGGTCGAGTTTGACTGGTCAAAAAGTTTCCCGAATACGCAAGCCGATGTCGAGAAGTTTTTGTTTGGTAGCGATGTAATCGATGTCCGACGTCGCGGTAAGGCAATTTTAATCGATCTTAGCAGTGATTATACATTGGTAATTCATCTCAAGATGACCGGTCAACTTGTATATCGTGGTGAGTCCGATTTCGGCGGCGGTCACCCAAGCGACAGCCTAGTCGACAAACTGCCCGACAAGTCGACTCGGGTTGAGTTTGAGTTCGAAAACGGTCATAAATTATTCTTTAATGATCAGCGAAAGTTTGGCTGGGTCCGGCTGTTACCAACTCTCGAGGTTGGCGAAATAAATTTTATGAAAAATCTTGGCCCAGACGCGCTAACAGTCACTGACACAGAGTTTGTAAAAAGATTTAAATCTCGCCACAAAAGTATTAAAGCCTGTTTACTCGATCAGACTATCTTGGCGGGTTGCGGTAATATCTATGCCGATGAGGCTTTGTGGGCTAGCCAAATACACCCAAAAACTACCGCCAGTAAACTGACAGACAAGCAGCTTGCCGAGCTGCATAGATGCCTCCAACAAGTCCTAAAACTCAGCATTAGCTTGGGTGGCAGTAGTAGCAAAAACTATGTTAACGCTCAAGGCGAACGCGGCAGTTATTTAACTTTTGCGAACGCTTACGGGCGTGATGGTTTGCCATGCAATCGTTGTGGGCAGGAGATGACTAAAATGGTGGTCGCTGGTCGAGGTACACACGTCTGCCAGGGCTGTCAGCGAGTCAAAAAATGA
- a CDS encoding MFS transporter — MSDFLKSPIHIKASGEILVSRIALSMGTSILTAIASIYFHNIGLTDAAVGYVAALGSLLAIVFTMVAPYLLEKYSEIVIYVVSGILLSFATIFLGLTKVVPVAIITYCLTNILLMFGGNAINIALKDTTSSKREFTNLQGIFGSLINFSWFVGPILGGLALSQLGTRNTLLLSGGFIMISAIIIVLLPIHVKGKRRVKLDTDPLANIKFYLSRKNLTIAYIQSLGVRLWWGYVWAFLPLFMLDNGYSPTSVGLVVGATQLPLFLFEFLTVKTVRFFGYRKIFATGFSLLTIASILMLIANDIHVVIGVTIACSLALSFLEPICELFVFDQVDRHEEDMAYPTYYTSTFAGSLVAKLGIAVFISLFGARSSYAFLAFLFVFVTISALGIKPRRA; from the coding sequence ATGAGCGATTTCTTAAAAAGTCCAATCCATATAAAAGCCAGTGGCGAGATCTTGGTATCTAGGATTGCCCTATCGATGGGCACATCGATATTAACCGCGATTGCCTCGATATATTTTCATAACATCGGTCTAACCGATGCTGCGGTTGGGTACGTAGCCGCACTCGGCTCGCTACTGGCGATTGTGTTTACCATGGTCGCGCCGTATCTGCTCGAAAAATATAGCGAGATTGTTATATATGTGGTTTCGGGAATACTCCTGTCGTTTGCAACCATTTTTTTGGGTCTTACAAAAGTTGTGCCAGTCGCGATTATTACCTACTGTTTAACCAATATATTATTGATGTTTGGCGGCAACGCAATCAATATCGCCCTTAAAGACACTACAAGCTCTAAGCGTGAATTCACAAACCTTCAGGGTATCTTTGGCTCGCTGATTAACTTTAGTTGGTTTGTGGGACCAATCCTTGGAGGACTAGCATTAAGTCAGTTAGGTACAAGAAACACCCTATTACTAAGCGGTGGTTTTATCATGATTTCGGCAATAATAATCGTTTTGTTACCGATACATGTTAAGGGCAAACGACGCGTCAAGCTCGATACCGATCCGCTAGCCAACATTAAGTTTTACTTATCTCGAAAAAACTTAACCATTGCCTATATCCAGAGCTTAGGAGTTAGATTGTGGTGGGGTTACGTCTGGGCATTTTTGCCTTTGTTTATGCTCGATAACGGTTACAGCCCAACTAGTGTCGGGTTGGTAGTTGGAGCAACGCAGTTGCCGCTGTTTTTGTTCGAATTTTTGACAGTTAAAACCGTCCGATTTTTCGGGTATAGAAAGATATTTGCCACCGGTTTTTCGTTGCTCACAATTGCCTCAATACTAATGTTAATTGCCAATGACATACATGTTGTGATCGGGGTTACGATTGCTTGTTCGCTGGCTTTATCTTTCCTAGAGCCAATCTGCGAACTATTTGTGTTCGACCAAGTTGATCGCCACGAAGAAGACATGGCCTACCCTACATATTACACATCGACATTTGCAGGATCGCTGGTCGCTAAGCTTGGCATCGCCGTGTTTATTAGTCTGTTCGGAGCTCGGTCGTCTTACGCATTTTTGGCGTTTTTATTTGTATTCGTAACTATTAGTGCTCTTGGCATTAAGCCTAGACGCGCCTAA
- the pnp gene encoding polyribonucleotide nucleotidyltransferase, whose translation MDIINPKGDKTLRVSTEFCGRELSLEVNRLAFRSEAAVLVTYGDTVVLGNVNVGDPISGMDYFPLTIDYEERFYAAGKISGSRYIKREGKPSDDAVLIGRLIDRPIRPLFPKGYRNQVQAVATVLSLDPEVRPDAVAMIAISTAMTLTGVPFDGPVAGVRVGLVDGKLVAYPNTSDIKTSDLDIMVACVKDGVMMVEAGANEVSEATIVEAMEVALKAVQPVLELQTKLAKDLKVQAQEYELLLPDADIDEAVTDFLKGKLGDKVQGGYFERKASLDELRQQMVDKFSADLGEDAWGAVKGQYLDAFELIVNKDVREQIITKGVRPDGRELTQVRPLSSQVGVLPRTHGSAIFTRGVTQALNITTLAPLSYTQAVDTMEKDEERRYFHHYNAPAYTLGETGRMGSPGRREIGHGYLAERAVSPMLPSEEDFPYAIRTVTEIMSQHGSTSMAATCSSVLSLMDAGVPLKRPVSGVAMGLIMDGKKPVVLTDIQDAEDFAGDMDFKVTGTTEGVTALQMDMKVHGLPVDVLAKAIEQAKQGRADILAHMLSVIKAPRAELSQYAPRVETIKINPDKIRDVIGKGGETIQRIIAETGADIDIKDDGTVFLASNDGEMMAKVKQMIADLTEEPEVGKIYRQRPVVKVMDFGAFVNLFPGTDGMVHVSEMAEERVESPSDVVKEGDLVDVKLMAIDDRGRLNLSMKKAKG comes from the coding sequence ATGGATATTATCAATCCTAAAGGCGACAAGACTTTACGTGTAAGTACAGAATTTTGTGGCCGCGAATTAAGCCTAGAAGTTAACCGTTTGGCTTTCCGCTCGGAGGCTGCCGTCTTGGTAACTTACGGCGACACTGTTGTGCTTGGCAACGTCAATGTTGGCGACCCGATTTCGGGTATGGACTATTTTCCGCTTACAATCGACTACGAAGAGCGCTTTTATGCAGCCGGCAAGATAAGTGGCTCGCGCTACATTAAACGCGAAGGTAAGCCAAGCGACGACGCTGTGCTTATCGGGCGACTTATCGATCGGCCAATTCGACCACTGTTTCCGAAAGGTTATCGTAACCAAGTGCAGGCAGTAGCGACTGTCTTGAGCCTCGATCCAGAGGTTCGACCAGACGCTGTAGCCATGATTGCCATCAGTACCGCCATGACACTAACCGGAGTGCCGTTTGACGGCCCTGTAGCTGGAGTGCGTGTTGGTTTGGTTGATGGCAAGCTAGTAGCTTATCCAAATACCAGCGACATCAAGACAAGCGATCTAGATATTATGGTTGCTTGTGTCAAAGACGGTGTAATGATGGTCGAGGCCGGGGCAAACGAAGTTAGTGAGGCGACAATCGTCGAAGCTATGGAGGTTGCGCTAAAGGCCGTACAACCAGTCCTCGAGCTGCAAACCAAACTAGCCAAAGATCTAAAAGTTCAGGCTCAAGAATACGAGCTGTTGCTGCCAGATGCCGATATCGACGAAGCTGTAACCGACTTTTTGAAGGGTAAACTAGGCGATAAGGTCCAAGGTGGTTACTTTGAGCGCAAAGCTAGCTTAGACGAATTACGTCAGCAGATGGTCGACAAATTTAGTGCCGATTTAGGTGAAGATGCATGGGGGGCTGTAAAAGGTCAGTATCTCGATGCTTTCGAACTAATCGTTAATAAAGATGTTCGAGAACAAATTATTACCAAAGGCGTGCGCCCCGATGGCCGCGAACTTACCCAGGTTCGACCATTAAGCAGCCAGGTAGGTGTATTGCCGCGAACTCACGGCAGCGCCATTTTTACTCGTGGTGTAACCCAGGCGTTAAACATTACAACCTTGGCGCCCCTATCTTACACACAAGCGGTTGATACAATGGAAAAAGACGAAGAGCGACGCTACTTCCATCACTACAATGCCCCTGCCTATACTTTAGGCGAGACTGGCCGTATGGGTAGCCCAGGCAGGCGCGAGATTGGCCACGGTTATTTGGCCGAGCGAGCGGTTAGCCCGATGCTTCCTAGTGAAGAAGATTTCCCATATGCAATCAGAACAGTTACCGAGATTATGAGCCAGCATGGTAGCACCAGCATGGCCGCTACTTGTAGTAGTGTACTTAGCCTGATGGATGCCGGCGTGCCTCTAAAGCGGCCAGTCAGTGGTGTGGCTATGGGTCTGATTATGGATGGCAAGAAGCCGGTTGTGCTAACCGATATTCAAGATGCCGAAGACTTTGCTGGTGATATGGACTTTAAAGTCACTGGCACCACCGAAGGCGTAACCGCCCTACAGATGGACATGAAAGTTCATGGCCTGCCAGTCGATGTATTAGCTAAAGCCATTGAACAGGCTAAGCAAGGCCGCGCCGATATCTTGGCTCACATGCTCAGCGTGATCAAGGCGCCACGAGCCGAACTCAGCCAATATGCACCACGTGTCGAAACCATCAAGATTAATCCAGACAAGATCCGCGATGTGATTGGCAAGGGTGGCGAAACCATCCAGAGGATTATTGCCGAAACAGGTGCCGATATCGACATCAAAGACGACGGCACAGTCTTCTTAGCCAGCAACGACGGCGAGATGATGGCCAAAGTTAAGCAGATGATTGCCGACCTAACCGAGGAGCCAGAAGTTGGCAAAATCTACCGCCAGCGTCCGGTTGTTAAGGTGATGGATTTCGGGGCATTCGTAAATCTCTTCCCAGGTACCGACGGCATGGTTCACGTGAGTGAAATGGCCGAAGAGAGGGTTGAGAGCCCAAGCGATGTAGTTAAAGAAGGTGATCTTGTCGACGTTAAACTGATGGCGATTGACGACCGAGGACGACTTAACCTAAGCATGAAGAAGGCCAAAGGCTAG
- a CDS encoding HAD-IA family hydrolase: MIKAVLFDCFGVLVEDGLGIMSREFQPTQNQWQEMQVYRLQADQGKIDSQQVQQEFARILNVSYEQIANSFGRLHKNYSMFEIVKSIKKQNLKTGLLSNVSPGFIERYFSPDEKGLFDTMLLSFELGFTKPDKRFFQEAELRLGVDSSECIFIDDNQQNVAAAEALGMLGHVYGNLNDLGSFLRVNGVGVEL; the protein is encoded by the coding sequence ATGATAAAAGCAGTTTTGTTTGATTGCTTCGGGGTTTTGGTCGAAGATGGGCTGGGGATTATGAGCCGTGAATTTCAGCCCACGCAAAATCAGTGGCAAGAAATGCAAGTTTACCGATTGCAGGCCGACCAAGGCAAAATCGATAGCCAGCAAGTTCAGCAAGAGTTTGCCCGGATTCTGAATGTTAGCTACGAACAGATCGCCAATTCTTTTGGTCGTCTTCACAAGAACTATTCAATGTTCGAAATAGTTAAAAGTATCAAGAAGCAAAATTTAAAAACCGGACTCCTCAGCAATGTGAGTCCTGGCTTTATTGAACGTTATTTTAGCCCCGACGAAAAAGGACTGTTCGACACAATGCTACTAAGTTTTGAACTCGGTTTCACTAAGCCAGACAAACGCTTTTTCCAAGAGGCAGAGTTACGGCTTGGAGTCGATTCGAGTGAGTGCATATTTATCGATGACAACCAGCAAAACGTAGCCGCTGCGGAAGCCTTAGGCATGCTCGGGCATGTTTATGGCAACTTGAATGATCTCGGTTCGTTTCTTCGAGTTAATGGGGTTGGTGTTGAGCTTTAA
- the holA gene encoding DNA polymerase III subunit delta produces MSVTTLVGSPQRVLDELTKIRTNFIDQYGELAVEVIDDPELPLETILAAAASLPFLVERKLVIIKDLSRFSDAQDLQNLLAATSDSVELVLTDRNLDKRSKLYKTLQKTTEFNELRPASGQNLVRQIIAWSQEIDLRLSPQAAEYLIDQVGENEAMLKSELHKLAIVGKADKSTIDELVEKQVHSRVFDLLDAAMNKQLALADQLYAEQRAQKVEPQAIWALIVWQLQVLALAKTTKDPEAIAKQAGINVYPIKKALKLAKSMDYARMLDLTNQAVELDLSIKNGIDPDSAIRLFLANLAT; encoded by the coding sequence ATGAGCGTAACGACATTAGTCGGTAGCCCTCAACGTGTCCTAGATGAGCTTACCAAGATCAGGACAAATTTTATCGATCAGTACGGCGAATTAGCTGTCGAAGTTATTGATGATCCTGAGCTGCCACTAGAAACTATCCTGGCGGCAGCTGCTAGTTTGCCGTTTTTGGTCGAGCGAAAACTGGTAATAATTAAGGATCTAAGTAGGTTTAGCGACGCACAAGACCTACAGAACTTATTGGCAGCCACTAGTGATAGCGTGGAGTTAGTGCTCACGGATCGCAATCTAGATAAACGTAGTAAGTTATATAAAACTCTCCAGAAAACTACCGAATTTAATGAATTACGTCCTGCCAGTGGACAAAACCTAGTTCGACAAATTATCGCTTGGTCGCAAGAGATCGACTTACGGCTGAGCCCGCAAGCAGCCGAGTATTTGATCGACCAGGTAGGTGAAAACGAGGCGATGCTAAAGAGTGAGCTCCATAAGCTTGCGATTGTCGGCAAAGCCGATAAATCTACGATCGACGAGTTGGTCGAGAAACAGGTTCATAGTCGGGTTTTCGATTTACTTGATGCAGCCATGAACAAGCAACTGGCGCTAGCCGATCAACTTTACGCCGAACAACGTGCCCAAAAAGTTGAGCCACAGGCAATCTGGGCTCTAATTGTTTGGCAACTTCAGGTGCTGGCACTTGCCAAGACCACTAAAGACCCGGAGGCCATTGCAAAGCAGGCTGGTATAAATGTCTACCCAATCAAAAAGGCCTTAAAGCTAGCTAAAAGTATGGATTATGCGCGAATGCTAGACTTAACAAATCAAGCAGTTGAGCTAGACTTATCGATAAAAAACGGTATCGACCCAGACTCAGCAATTAGACTATTTCTTGCGAACCTAGCGACCTAA
- a CDS encoding NUDIX domain-containing protein: MTSLIHKVAGIIIKDRQLLVVREFGKSVFFSPGGKIEPGESKERVLMRELAEELGIQTTPKDFRPFGHYKAEAAGKVGAMLEMDVLMVTNYEGQIRAGSEIEELAWVDSQNQAGLELGSIFEHHVIPELKSKNLID, encoded by the coding sequence ATGACTAGCTTGATTCATAAAGTTGCTGGGATAATAATAAAAGACAGGCAGTTACTGGTGGTGCGTGAGTTTGGTAAGAGCGTGTTTTTTAGCCCGGGTGGTAAGATTGAGCCCGGCGAAAGCAAAGAGCGGGTGCTAATGCGCGAGCTGGCCGAAGAACTCGGAATTCAGACAACCCCCAAAGATTTCAGGCCTTTTGGCCATTACAAGGCCGAAGCTGCCGGGAAGGTAGGCGCGATGCTCGAGATGGATGTACTGATGGTTACGAACTACGAAGGCCAAATAAGGGCTGGTAGCGAGATCGAAGAGCTAGCTTGGGTCGACAGCCAGAACCAAGCCGGCTTAGAGCTTGGCAGTATATTTGAACATCATGTTATTCCCGAGCTAAAATCGAAAAACTTAATTGACTAG
- the truB gene encoding tRNA pseudouridine(55) synthase TruB, with the protein MELDRILLIDKPQGWTSFDVVAKIRGSMQNKYNLALRDTPELCGCEECKAEVKRRASLTSVRRASTGTSNAAITHQTTGNDQIHSDYPRRRHKIRVGHTGTLDPMATGLLVIVTGKNTKMVSEMIKHDKTYEVELTLGSISDTGDAEGKLTNLNKLVPDALAVDEAVLSFVGEIMQTPPAYSAIKINGKRAYQLAREGKEVRLEPRKVNIYSILDIKYEYPVVSFVAEVSSGTYIRSLVQDIGQMLGTGAYMSGLRRTKVGEYDIDDATEPESLELA; encoded by the coding sequence ATGGAATTAGACAGAATCTTACTAATTGATAAACCTCAAGGTTGGACATCGTTCGATGTTGTCGCCAAAATTCGTGGCTCTATGCAAAATAAGTACAACTTGGCTTTGCGGGATACACCCGAGCTTTGTGGTTGCGAAGAGTGCAAGGCAGAAGTGAAGCGCAGAGCAAGCCTTACATCAGTAAGGCGCGCGAGCACTGGAACTTCTAACGCGGCAATCACGCACCAGACGACTGGGAATGATCAGATTCATTCTGATTATCCAAGGCGTCGACACAAAATTCGGGTGGGTCACACAGGTACATTAGACCCTATGGCTACGGGTTTGCTGGTGATTGTGACTGGCAAGAACACAAAAATGGTCTCCGAGATGATCAAGCACGACAAAACCTACGAGGTCGAACTAACTTTGGGTTCGATAAGTGACACAGGTGATGCCGAAGGTAAGCTGACCAATCTAAATAAGCTTGTACCAGATGCACTGGCGGTAGACGAAGCAGTCTTAAGTTTTGTTGGCGAAATTATGCAGACACCGCCCGCTTATTCGGCGATAAAGATTAACGGCAAGCGGGCTTATCAGCTAGCCCGAGAGGGCAAAGAAGTAAGGTTAGAGCCACGCAAAGTGAACATTTACTCAATCTTAGACATAAAGTACGAGTATCCAGTAGTAAGTTTTGTGGCCGAGGTGAGTAGTGGCACCTATATTCGCTCACTGGTGCAAGATATCGGCCAGATGCTTGGCACAGGTGCTTACATGAGTGGCCTCAGGCGCACCAAAGTCGGCGAATATGATATTGATGACGCCACAGAACCTGAATCGCTTGAGCTTGCATAA